One Synechocystis sp. LKSZ1 genomic window, GGGCCGCCTTGAGATCCGATTCCGTGGCAGTTGAATCCATAATCACGAGAGTCTGGCCAGCCTTGACAGATTCATTGTCCTTAACGAGGACTTTTTGAACAACCCCATTGATCGGGGCCTGAACATCCTTAACGGTATCCTGGGGCTTTAACTGGCCGGTAGCGGGAATTACCTGCTCAATGGTAGCAATGGAAGCCCAAGTAATGGTAGCCACGGTGACGCCCATAATCCCCAGAGCAATGCCCCGTAACCATATAGGTGACTGACGCAAGATCAAGGATTGTTCTGGTTGAAAAAGAGAAGGTTGAGTTTGTACTTCGATGGTTTTTGCCGGACTCTCAGCCTGGGGTTCCGAGGCCAGGGTGCCGTTATCCATCGCGGCAGTTACTTTACCATTACCGTTACTGTTGGCCTGGCCGTTACGGGAAGATTCCTGGGTTAAAGGATTCATGATCGCTCCTATGGGGTCTATCAAGGAAGAAAAGTATGGGTTAATTCAGGTCTACAAACAGGACACTAGCCTAGAAACTGCCGCTCCCCTGTTGTTGGTAGAGGTAGTAATAACGGCCCTTTAATGCCATTAATTCTTCATGGCTCCCTTGTTCGACCACTGCTCCTCCGTCCATCATAACGATTACGTTTGCACTGCGAACGGAGCTTAAACGGTGAGTAATAAAAAAGACAGTATGCTCCCGAAAAGCCTCGCCTAAATTGATACATACTTGTTGCTCTGTAATGTAATCCAGAGCACTAGTAGCCTCATCTAATACTAAAATTCGGGGACGCTGGAGTACCGAGCGCGCAATAGCAATTCGTTGACGCTGGCCCCCAGAAAGGGAGGAACCTCGTTCTCCGACGCGGGTGTTGTAACCGTTGGGCAGGCTCATGATGAATTCATGGGCTGCGGCAACCTTCGCGGCATAGATAATTTGTTCTGTGCTCGCATCAGGGTTAGTGAGGGCAATATTGTCCTGTACCGTACCATCAAAGAGTAATGTCTCTTGAGGAACAACACCAATTTGACGTCGTAGAGAATAGAGTTCTACTTTGCCAATGTCGTAGCCATCGACAAGAATACGACCGCTCTCAGGTTCGTAGAGACGAGACAGTAATTTGGTGAGAGTACTTTTGCCGGCTCCACTCTGACCGACCAGGCCCACAAAGGTACCTTCAGGGAAGGACAAGCTAACATTGTTGAGTTGCAGAGGGCCATGGGGCTTAAAGCGAAAGCAAACATTCTCATACTTCACCGAGCCCTTGATTTCGGGCATGGGGATATTAAAGCGGTCTTGCTCCGATTCCTGGGGCGTATCCACAATATCCGCTAAACGTTCCAGGGACAGGGCCGTTTCTTGGAAATTCTGCCAAAGCTGAGTTAGGCGTAGAATGGGGGAGGTTACATAGCCACTAATGATCCGGAAAGCAATCAACTGCCCCAGAGTTAGTTCTCCTTTTAACACCAAGTAGGCTCCGACCCAGAGCACCAACAGACCGGAAAGCTGGTTAAGGAAGTGGCTAGTGGAACTGGCTAGGGTTGAAGTAATCACCGTATTGAAGCCGGCAGTCACGTAATTGGAGTATTTATCCTGCCATTGCCAGCGGGAACGTAATTCAATATTTTGGGCCTTGACCGTTTGAATACCGGACATGACCTCCACCAAGTAGGATTGGGTTTCCGCATTGCGCTCAGCCTTGGTACGGAGTTGTTTGCGAATCAAGGGGGAAAACACCAGGGTCATGACCACAAAAATCGGCACAATCCCCAGGGCCACCGCCGTCAAAATCGGGCTGTAAATAATCATGACGATGATGTAGACCACGGAAAACACCGAATCTAGCACCACCGTCAGGGCCGTCCCTGTCAGGAATTGCCGGATATTTTCTAGCTCATTGACGCGGGTGGAAATTTCTCCAACAGGTCGTTTTTCAAAATAGCGGAGAGGTAAGCGCAGCAGGTGGTCAATAATTTCTGACCCCAGCCTCATGTCAATCCGGTTAGTGGTATCCACAAACAGATAGGTGCGCAGGGTACTGAGAATGGCCTCAAAGAAGGCAATCCCCAGGAGGGCAATGCCCAAAACCTGGAGGGTATCTTGGCTATTTTGGACAATCACCTTATCGATGATGATTTGGATCATCAAGGGATTGGCCAGGCCAAATAGTTGGACAAAGAAGGAGGCCGCAAAGACCACCAGCAAAACGCCTTTATACTTATTGACTGCCGGTATAAACCAACTCAAACCAAAGCGTTCCTGGGGCGTTTCCTTGGATTTTTGCAGGAGGAGCACTTCCCCTTGGCCGCCCCAACTACTAAGAAATTCCTTCGGCTGACGACGGACTAGGCCGAGTTCAGGGACGGCCACAGTGATCTGACGGTCGTTGACCTCGTAGACCACCGCCATACTATC contains:
- a CDS encoding peptidase domain-containing ABC transporter, with product MSLTLTDYQTLLQEIPPFSQLPPEAIADIANQLQSWRYRMGQVILMRGKLPNQVYFLVSGQARLLGYDPRTNLPVTLRLLQPGDVLGWINPIRGLPCETAIASTESVCVGLPLEAFLALLEKYPILSSAFREHCSLVELFELLGTYLQKQAQGEADLRQLTLDTIGQTQVYHLPPGRHSLASHPPLQEEHTLWLVSSGEVPETQVGDLLDTQNSSIVEVTGTENVRLIGIPRSTKCIEAPAPIPLADVSVLPPEESPFADVPYAQADLLGKSVTPKVTSDRTNFPVVRGKTPAECAVACFHMVSQYFGMPFRRDVIQRIVDEEIRRNQTISLPVAGAITELMGLTSQLARIPSTSFTQLPVPCIIRWQDSMAVVYEVNDRQITVAVPELGLVRRQPKEFLSSWGGQGEVLLLQKSKETPQERFGLSWFIPAVNKYKGVLLVVFAASFFVQLFGLANPLMIQIIIDKVIVQNSQDTLQVLGIALLGIAFFEAILSTLRTYLFVDTTNRIDMRLGSEIIDHLLRLPLRYFEKRPVGEISTRVNELENIRQFLTGTALTVVLDSVFSVVYIIVMIIYSPILTAVALGIVPIFVVMTLVFSPLIRKQLRTKAERNAETQSYLVEVMSGIQTVKAQNIELRSRWQWQDKYSNYVTAGFNTVITSTLASSTSHFLNQLSGLLVLWVGAYLVLKGELTLGQLIAFRIISGYVTSPILRLTQLWQNFQETALSLERLADIVDTPQESEQDRFNIPMPEIKGSVKYENVCFRFKPHGPLQLNNVSLSFPEGTFVGLVGQSGAGKSTLTKLLSRLYEPESGRILVDGYDIGKVELYSLRRQIGVVPQETLLFDGTVQDNIALTNPDASTEQIIYAAKVAAAHEFIMSLPNGYNTRVGERGSSLSGGQRQRIAIARSVLQRPRILVLDEATSALDYITEQQVCINLGEAFREHTVFFITHRLSSVRSANVIVMMDGGAVVEQGSHEELMALKGRYYYLYQQQGSGSF